One window of the Nasonia vitripennis strain AsymCx unplaced genomic scaffold, Nvit_psr_1.1 unplaced0143, whole genome shotgun sequence genome contains the following:
- the LOC116418274 gene encoding uncharacterized protein LOC116418274, which produces MVKSAGTKFEKKYYDPGHEAGYAGARNLLRVNTRGKSLTDKEKNRIYEWLSNQDTYTLHHPICKKFSRLHYNVTNIDDVWEAELCQLTALKEANDGFCYILVVIDVLSKFVWAEPLRDKSAQTVATAIEKILKRAGNRVPQCLQSDKGKEFTGSAVQKILKKYDISFRTARNPGIKAAVVKRKIVDAYNNTIHTSTNMRPAAVNLYNAHKARSNVEQQCHAREKKHPIQPKYRVNYYVRIS; this is translated from the exons ATGGTTAAATCTGCCGGTACGAAGTTTGAGAAAAAGTATTATGATCCCGGACACGAGGCCGGTTACGCCGGTGCTCGAAATCTCCTCCGTGTCAATACTCGAGGCAAATCTTTAACCGACAAAGAAAAGAATCGCATCTACGAGTGGCTGAGCAACCAGGATACGTACACACTTCATCATCCGAtatgcaaaaaattttcaagattgCACTATAACGTCACCAACATTGACGACGTTTGGGAGGCAGAATTGTGTCAATTAACCGCGCTCAAAGAAGCGAATGACGGATTCTGTTACATACTCGTCGTCATAGATGTTCTCAGTAAATTTGTATGGGCCGAACCCTTACGCGATAAATCAGCTCAGACAGTCGCTACAGCCAttgaaaaaattctcaaacgAGCCGGTAATCGTGTGCCTCAGTGTTTACAATCGGACAAGGGAAAAGAGTTTACAGGTAGCGCTGttcaaaaaattctcaaaaaataCGACATTTCTTTTCGCACCGCCCGAAATCCGGGTATCAAAGCGGCCGTAGTTAAACGC AAAATTGTCGACGCATACAACAACACGATTCACACGTCTACAAATATGAGGCCTGCTGCGGTTAATCTCTACAATGCGCACAAAGCCCGCAGCAACGTAGAGCAGCAGTGCCACGCTCGTGAAAAGAAGCACCCGATACAGCCTAAATACCGTGTCAACTACTACGTGCGCATCAGTTGA